From the Spirochaetota bacterium genome, the window TTTAGGAATAATATTCTTATTATACTTTTTATTATACAGAAAGGAAATCCAAAAAAGAATAATTAAAAAACGAATTTCCTGATGATTAAAATTTTGAGAATTATAATAAGTATAAAAGGTGAATTATTATCAGAGTGCCAGATATTATCTGAACTATTAAATAAGTATTATTATACCAGATAATCTATCAGCCTTTAATTCCTCTGATCATAAAATTCTTCGTCAATAATTTCTTTCAATGGACTCTTCAGAATATTATTATAAGGTGGTATGAATCCCCAACTTTTGATTATCTTCAATTTACTTTTCCTTATCTCAATAAAATTGGTTTGAATCTTCTTTTCATTCTTTAACATCCAGTTTGTAACCTCGTTTTTAAATTGTGAAGAATATCGACATTCATTGTCGATTAAACGAGATTACAAACATTTATTCACTTCATGACTAAAAAAACATTCTAAATCTGTGTATTATAAAGGAATAAATCCAGCTTCTTTTACTAATTTTTGTCCTTGGCTTCCAAGAATAAAGTCTATAAACTTCTTTGTATCTTCTGAAATAGCGGCATTGTTTACATATATATAGAGTTTTCTCGATATTGGATATTTGCCGGACTTGCCATTCTCTATTGTACCTTCTATTCCATTAACCCTTAATGCCTTAACGGTGTTGTTTAAGTAACCATATCCAATGTACCCAATTGCTCTCTTATTTTGAGAGACAGTGGTGATAATAGCGCCATTTGATGCTTGAAGCAGAGAGTCCTTTCTAGTGTCCATCTTTTTCATAACCTTCTTATGCCATATCTCATAGGTACCAGAGCTTGTATCCCGTGATACTACAACAGCTTTATCATCCTTGCCTCCAATATCCTTCCAGTTGCTGATATCACCCGCATAAATAGCCTTTAATTGATTCATCTTGATGTTATTGATAGGATTGGATGGGTGAACAACAGGCACTATCATGTCATATGCAATGGCTATCTCCCTAACATCAATTCCCTTTGTTTTAGCTAGTTTCAACTCTTTGGGTTTCATCTCTCTTGAGGAGTTTGCAATATCACAATTTCCGTCAATCAATGCCTTGATCCCATTTCCTGAACCGCTTCCTTCCACTGAAATAACCAAGTCCTTTTCGATCTTAGCATACTCTTCTGTTATCTTCATTGTTATAGGAAGAACAGTTGTCGATCCCTTAATTATTACCTTATTAACTTTATCCCTTGAGCAACCACTTAATACAATTGCAATTGAAAGTGTAATAATCGAAATAAATGTGATAAAATAAAATTTTCGTAAATTTACTTTCATAGAAAAATTCTCCTTATTTATTTTTTTTTATAAACTCAACTTGAATATATTATACATTTAAATTAAATGTTTAATTCGAGTAAAATATTAAATTTTTGTTAAAATATTTAAAGAAATGATATTAAGAAATTATAAAGAAAAAATAAATGATTTATATGTTTTCATCTCATCCTATGAGGTTTACAAATAATGATAAAAATTAACAAAATCTTTACAATATTTTTATAAATATTCAATAAATAATGAACATCTATTAACTGAGACGGGCTATAAAATTTAAATGATAATAGTATTAACAATTTTATATATTTAGAAGATTCTCGTCATTGGGAATTTTAGCGCTTTACACTTTTATAAGTAACAAATTTAAGGTGATAGATATTGAATCAAATTGCGGACAAAATTGAAGTAAAAGATCTAACCTTTTATTATGGTGAAACAATAGCGATAAAAAATGTTTCATTGAGAGTAAAGAAAAACAGTGTGTTAGCGCTAATAGGTCCCTCTGGATGTGGTAAATCAACATTTCTGCGATGTATTAACAGGATGAATGATATTATTGCAAATACCAAAGTTGAAGGCGACATATTAATTGATAAGGAATCCATATATTGCCCTAAATATGACGTTATTCGTTTGCGGAGAAGGGTTGGAATGGTGTTTCAAAAATCAAATCCCTTCCCCAAATCAATTTTCGATAATATCGCCTATGGTTTAAAAATTAAGGGGATAAAAAATAGATACGATATTGAGAGAATAGTCGAAAATTCATTAGTGAAAGCCGCCCTTTGGGATGAGGTCAAGGACAGGTTAAAGGATTCAGCCTTAAGCCTTTCTGGTGGCCAGCAGCAGAGACTCTGCATTGCACGGACAATTGCCATTGAACCTGAAATAATCCTA encodes:
- a CDS encoding PstS family phosphate ABC transporter substrate-binding protein, whose translation is MKVNLRKFYFITFISIITLSIAIVLSGCSRDKVNKVIIKGSTTVLPITMKITEEYAKIEKDLVISVEGSGSGNGIKALIDGNCDIANSSREMKPKELKLAKTKGIDVREIAIAYDMIVPVVHPSNPINNIKMNQLKAIYAGDISNWKDIGGKDDKAVVVSRDTSSGTYEIWHKKVMKKMDTRKDSLLQASNGAIITTVSQNKRAIGYIGYGYLNNTVKALRVNGIEGTIENGKSGKYPISRKLYIYVNNAAISEDTKKFIDFILGSQGQKLVKEAGFIPL
- the pstB gene encoding phosphate ABC transporter ATP-binding protein PstB, with protein sequence MNQIADKIEVKDLTFYYGETIAIKNVSLRVKKNSVLALIGPSGCGKSTFLRCINRMNDIIANTKVEGDILIDKESIYCPKYDVIRLRRRVGMVFQKSNPFPKSIFDNIAYGLKIKGIKNRYDIERIVENSLVKAALWDEVKDRLKDSALSLSGGQQQRLCIARTIAIEPEIILMDEPASALDPISTQKIEELIQDLKKLYTIVIVTHNMQQAARVSDYTAFFYLGSLIEVEETDTIFTKPNKEMTENYITGKFG